From one Prochlorococcus marinus str. MIT 0912 genomic stretch:
- a CDS encoding YciI family protein, translated as MHKEWVKDITNSGHYIRSGYLINEKKMPGGGGLLILEAKDYLAAKKIIENDPMIQHNLVIWDLQEWISIDGSKPEF; from the coding sequence ATGCATAAAGAATGGGTCAAAGATATTACCAATTCAGGCCATTACATTCGCAGTGGATATTTAATAAATGAAAAAAAGATGCCCGGCGGGGGAGGTTTATTAATTCTTGAAGCGAAGGATTATTTAGCAGCAAAAAAGATCATAGAAAATGATCCCATGATTCAACATAATTTAGTTATCTGGGATCTTCAAGAATGGATTTCAATTGATGGAAGTAAACCAGAGTTTTGA
- the lipA gene encoding lipoyl synthase has product MLKPDWLRVKAPQQERIGNVADLLVDLKLNTVCQEASCPNIGECFAGGTATFLIMGPACTRKCPYCDISFDNSKRLLDPSEPDRLGEAVSRMGLTHVVITSVNRDDLEDGGASQFLKCIKAVQSKSPFTSIEVLIPDLCGNWDALKVILDAAPNVLNHNIETVPRLYPRVRPQGKYERSLELLKRVREGWPRVYTKSGLMAGLGETDEEIFSVLYDLHINKVDIVTIGQYLSPGPKHLPVNRFVSPSQFDNYRFEGENNLGFLQVISSPLTRSSYHAGEVKKLMMSHPR; this is encoded by the coding sequence TTGCTTAAACCAGACTGGTTACGTGTTAAGGCACCACAGCAAGAGAGGATTGGTAATGTTGCTGATCTATTAGTTGATTTAAAACTCAATACAGTTTGTCAGGAAGCAAGTTGCCCAAATATTGGAGAATGTTTTGCAGGAGGTACTGCTACTTTTTTAATAATGGGCCCTGCCTGCACAAGAAAATGCCCTTATTGCGATATCTCATTTGATAATTCGAAAAGGCTTTTAGATCCATCAGAACCTGATCGTTTAGGTGAAGCTGTTTCTAGGATGGGCTTAACTCATGTCGTTATAACTTCCGTCAATCGTGATGATTTAGAAGATGGTGGCGCTAGTCAATTTTTGAAATGTATTAAGGCGGTTCAAAGCAAATCCCCTTTCACCTCTATTGAAGTTTTAATTCCAGATCTTTGCGGTAATTGGGATGCTTTGAAAGTTATTTTGGATGCCGCTCCGAACGTACTAAATCACAATATAGAAACAGTTCCAAGGCTATATCCACGAGTCAGACCTCAAGGAAAATATGAAAGGTCTTTGGAATTATTAAAAAGAGTTCGTGAAGGTTGGCCAAGAGTGTATACAAAATCAGGCTTAATGGCTGGATTAGGGGAAACAGATGAAGAGATTTTTAGTGTTCTTTATGATCTGCATATCAATAAAGTTGATATAGTAACTATTGGCCAATATTTATCACCAGGGCCAAAACATTTACCTGTTAATAGATTTGTATCTCCTTCTCAATTTGATAATTACCGTTTTGAGGGAGAAAATAATTTAGGTTTTTTGCAGGTCATTAGTTCACCATTAACTAGAAGTAGTTATCACGCAGGAGAAGTTAAAAAATTAATGATGTCTCATCCAAGATGA
- the cobJ gene encoding precorrin-3B C(17)-methyltransferase, translating into MLERLQASKHVDQIFISNGSYLSLEKKIEGLLESSPIDFLKDHWQNNNKLIFLGSIGVVVRLISPFVKSKENDPSILVMDSKAKNVITLLGGHRQGGDRFASELAAALEAEVICTSDSFTERRIPLDCFGEGWGWKRGGGNVDWRKLMISQSKEQKNIVFQAKGSKLWQKLNGCSSLSFLEKNDPISFKNIDLYIGHENRNICSWHPPTIIIGLGCERNTDEKVIQRAINESLNKNGLSLLSISGLATIDKKNDEIGLLNFSKKNEWPIYFFTALELSQVNVPTPSNVVLNEMGTASVAEAAAILLGDQSGRLIQEKKIYYSNEDESGAVTIALVELSTPFAPHKGELHLIGSGPGDLEMLTSDSRRALSRCSAWIGYTPYLNYLDSIRRPDQVRIDSELTFEKDRCKYALDLAKEGVRVALISSGDSGIYGMAGLALELWLNEKMDSRPLFQVHPGISSFQMAAAKLGAPFMHDFCSISLSDLLTPWDQIEKRIKSAAIGDFVIAIFNPKSKKRDWQLKKTFDLLIEVRKPCTPVAMARELGRPGESIEIHTLETLPFDKVDMLTILVIGNSQSVIKNNRFLTPRGYFSN; encoded by the coding sequence TTGCTTGAGAGATTACAAGCAAGCAAACATGTAGATCAAATTTTTATATCTAATGGTTCATATCTTTCTTTAGAAAAAAAAATTGAAGGTTTACTTGAGTCCTCACCAATTGATTTTTTAAAAGATCATTGGCAGAACAATAATAAATTAATTTTTTTGGGTTCAATCGGCGTTGTAGTAAGGCTCATATCTCCTTTCGTTAAATCTAAAGAAAATGATCCATCAATACTTGTAATGGATTCAAAAGCTAAAAATGTTATTACTCTTTTAGGAGGTCATAGGCAAGGGGGAGATCGTTTCGCTAGTGAGTTGGCAGCTGCTTTAGAAGCCGAAGTGATATGCACCTCAGATTCATTTACAGAAAGAAGAATCCCTTTGGATTGTTTTGGTGAAGGATGGGGTTGGAAAAGAGGAGGAGGTAATGTCGATTGGCGAAAGTTAATGATTAGTCAGTCTAAAGAACAAAAAAACATTGTCTTTCAAGCCAAAGGATCAAAATTGTGGCAGAAATTAAACGGTTGTTCCAGTCTTTCTTTTTTAGAGAAAAATGATCCAATATCTTTCAAAAATATCGACTTATATATAGGCCATGAAAATAGGAATATATGTTCATGGCATCCACCGACAATAATAATTGGACTTGGCTGTGAGAGAAATACAGATGAAAAGGTCATTCAAAGAGCAATTAATGAGTCTTTGAACAAAAATGGCTTATCACTTCTTTCAATCTCTGGTTTAGCAACTATCGATAAAAAAAATGATGAAATAGGATTATTGAATTTTTCAAAAAAAAATGAATGGCCAATTTATTTTTTTACTGCCCTTGAGCTTTCACAAGTCAATGTGCCAACTCCTTCAAATGTTGTGTTGAATGAAATGGGAACTGCCTCAGTCGCTGAAGCAGCAGCAATTTTGTTAGGAGATCAATCTGGAAGGTTAATACAAGAAAAAAAAATCTATTATTCTAATGAAGATGAGTCTGGGGCTGTAACAATTGCATTGGTTGAGTTGTCAACTCCCTTTGCACCTCATAAAGGTGAATTGCATTTAATTGGCAGTGGACCCGGAGACTTGGAAATGCTTACTTCTGATTCACGTCGAGCTTTATCTAGATGCTCTGCTTGGATCGGTTATACCCCTTACTTAAATTATTTGGATTCAATTCGTCGTCCTGATCAGGTGCGTATTGATTCAGAATTAACTTTTGAAAAAGATCGATGTAAATATGCTCTTGATCTTGCAAAAGAGGGAGTAAGGGTTGCTCTTATTTCATCTGGCGACAGTGGAATTTATGGAATGGCAGGATTAGCCCTTGAACTTTGGCTGAATGAAAAGATGGATTCAAGGCCTTTATTTCAAGTTCATCCAGGTATCAGCTCTTTTCAGATGGCTGCTGCAAAATTAGGTGCCCCTTTTATGCATGATTTTTGTTCTATCTCTTTAAGTGATCTTTTGACTCCGTGGGATCAAATTGAGAAGAGAATAAAAAGTGCAGCGATAGGTGATTTTGTTATCGCAATATTTAATCCAAAATCAAAAAAACGTGATTGGCAGTTAAAAAAGACTTTTGATTTATTGATTGAAGTTCGCAAACCATGCACCCCTGTTGCTATGGCTAGAGAGCTTGGGAGACCAGGTGAAAGTATAGAAATACATACTCTCGAAACCTTGCCATTTGATAAGGTCGATATGCTGACTATTTTGGTCATTGGTAATAGTCAGAGTGTCATAAAAAACAATAGATTTTTAACGCCAAGAGGTTATTTCTCTAATTAA